The Falco rusticolus isolate bFalRus1 chromosome 15, bFalRus1.pri, whole genome shotgun sequence genome has a segment encoding these proteins:
- the GARRE1 gene encoding granule associated Rac and RHOG effector protein 1 isoform X2, which produces MYCCSAQESKMDYKRRFLLGGSKQKVQQHQQYQMPELGRTLSAPLACTTPASPLVSSAAAGSCNHPVSHTTPIADIQQGISKYLDALNVFCRTSTFLTDLFSSVFRNSHYSKAAMQLKDVQEHVMEAASRLTAAIKPEIAKMLMELSAGAANFKDQKEFSLQDIEVLGRCFLTVMQVHFQFLSQALQKVQPVAHSCFAEAVAQERKNVSGAGASNLSPTNELEDAIRSWRGAAEATSRLRERGCDGCLAGIEVQQLFCSQSVAIPEHQLKELNMKIDSALQAYKVALESLGHCEYAMKAGFHLNPKAIEASLQGCCSEAEAQQTGRRQTPPQPIQCELPTVPVQIGSHFLKGISFNESAAENLKLKTHTMLQLIKEAGCHNGLTPRDDSPVTEVLNQVCPSTWRGACKTAVQLLFGQAGLVVVDTAQIENKEAYAPQISLEGSRIVVQVPSTWCLKEDPATMSLLQRSLDPEKTLGLVDVLYTAVFDVHRWKEGREQALPCIQIQLQREISDFGNPVDVPSGNGSKSSGGLQKTFSKLTSRFTKKTSCTSASNTGSYSIPNTPSKNVFISSNSEEKAKMPANIDARLQSILNIGNFPRTADPLQSMQSTNNQLVNGFLIERRDNFFKPDDGKDDKGMNLPTDQEMQDVIDFLSGFNMGKSQQTSPMVKRRNSVASSAATEQKSGAVQQQPQSVSHTPLHPSQQGLSQQQQSQKQQQQQMQYYQHLLQPIGPQQRVPAKWLTNSSQQPAQAVGAGLSHINQWNNPGFSDLSSDLYSLGLVSSYMDNVVSEMLGQKPQGPRNNTWPNRDQTDGVFGMLGEILPFDPAVGSDPEFARYVAGVNQAMQQKRQAQHVRRPSNTRSNWPLPDDPHKTWPFPEYFTEGDVTNSWSGTQGDSASSSDETSSANGDSLFSMFSGPDLVAAVKQRRAGSRVSLEPP; this is translated from the exons ATGTATTGCTGTAGTgcacaagaaagcaaaatggaCTATAAGCGGCGCTTTTTGCTTGGCGGGTCCAAGCAGAAAGTGCAGCAACACCAGCAGTATCAAATGCCTGAGCTAGGCAGGACCCTGAGCGCACCGCTGGCATGTACAACCCCAGCATCCCCTTTGGTCTCCTCAGCTGCTGCGGGCAGTTGTAACCACCCTGTGTCCCATACTACTCCGATCGCAGACATCCAGCAGGGAATCTCCAAATACCTGGATGCACTCAATGTGTTTTGCCGTACAAGCACTTTCCTTACAGACCTTTTCAGCAGTGTATTTAGGAACTCACACTATTCTAAGGCAGCTATGCAACTGAAAGACGTGCAGGAACATGTCATGGAAGCAGCGAGTCGACTCACAGcagcaataaaaccagaaatagcAAAAATGCTGATGGAACTGAGTGCAGGAGCTGCAAACTTTAAAGATCAAAAAGAGTTCAGCCTACAAGACATTGAG GTACTTGGGCGATGTTTCTTGACGGTGATGCAGGTCCATTTCCAGTTCCTGTCACAAGCTTTGCAGAAAGTCCAGCCAGTGGCACACTCTTGCTTTGCTGAAGCTGTAGCTCAGGAGAGAAAGAATGTTAGTGGGGCTGGAGCCTCAAATTTAAGCCCCACAAATGAGCTAGAAGATGCAATAAGATcatggagaggagcagcagag GCCACATCTCGACTGCGAGAAAGAGGCTGTGATGGATGTTTGGCAGGAATTGAAGTTCAGCAACTTTTCTGCTCACAGAGTGTGGCAATCCCTGAACATCAGCTCAAAGAGCTAAACATGAAAATTGACAGTGCTTTGCAG GCTTACAAAGTGGCTTTGGAGAGTTTAGGCCACTGTGAATACGCAATGAAAGCTGGCTTCCACTTGAACCCAAAAGCTATTGAAGCAAGTCTTCAG ggCTGTTGCAGTGAAGCTGAAGCCCAGCAAACAGGAAGGAGACAGACTCCACCTCAGCCAATTCAGTGTGAACTGCCCACTGTACCTGTTCAGATAGGAtcacattttctgaaaggaatATCCTTTAATGAGTCTGCAGCAGAAAACCTGAAGCTGAAAACG cacacaATGCTGCAATTGATTAAGGAAGCTGGATGCCATAATGGACTTACACCGCGGGATGACTCTCCTGTTACTGAAGTACTAAATCAGGTTTGCCCTTCCACATGGCGAGGAGCCTGCAAAACTGCTGTACAATTGTTATTTGGCCAAGCTGGACTG GTGGTTGTGGACACAGCACAGATTGAAAATAAAGAAGCCTATGCTCCTCAGATAAGTTTAGAAGGATCCAGAATTGTGGTGCAAGTTCCATCAACTtg GTGTCTGAAAGAAGATCCAGCAACAATGTCTTTGCTACAGAGGAGTCTGGATCCAGAGAAGACTTTGGGACTAGTAGATGTGCTCTACACTGCTGTGTTTGACGTACACaggtggaaggaaggaag GGAGCAAGCTTTGCCTTGTATTCAGATCCAGTTGCAGCGTGAAATCTCAGACTTTGGGAATCCAGTTGACGTGCCATCCGGAAATGGAAGCAAATCTTCAGGTGGTCTGCAAAAGACGTTCTCAAAACTGACTTCACGGTTTACAAAAAAAACTTCCTGCACCAGTGCAAGTAATACTGGAAGTTATTCAATCCCCAACACACCTTCCAAAAATGTCTTCATAAGTTCCAACTCGGAGGAGAAAGCTAAAATGCCCGCTAACATAGATGCACGGTTACAAAGCATTTTGAACATTGGTAATTTTCCTAGGACTGCAGATCCGCTGCAGTCAATGCAGAGCACAAATAATCAGCTAGTGAATGGGTTTCTAATTGAAAGACGGGACAACTTTTTCAAACCGGATGATGGCAAGGATGACAAAGGTATGAATTTACCAACTGACCAAGAAATGCAGGATGTTATAGATTTCTTGTCTGGTTTTAACATGGGCAAATCCCAGCAGACTTCTCCAATGGTGAAAAGAAGGAACTCTGTTGCATCCTCTgcagcaacagaacaaaaatcagGAGCAGTACAACAGCAACCGCAATCTGTCTCTCATACACCACTGCATCCTTCTCAGCAAGGCTTGTCACAGCAACAACAgtcacaaaagcagcagcagcagcagatgcagtaTTACCAACACTTGCTTCAACCTATTGGACCACAGCAACGTGTACCTGCCAAATGGCTGACTAattcttcacagcagccagcccaggctgTTGGAGCTGGATTGTCTCATATAAACCAGTGGAACAATCCTGGTTTTTCAGATTTAAGCTCTGATTTGTACAGCTTGGGTCTTGTGAGCAGCTATATGGACAATGTGGTGTCAGAGATGTTAGGACAGAAACCACAAGGACCTAGAAACAACACATGGCCAAATCGTGACCAAACTGATGGAGTGTTTGGGATGTTGGGAGAAATCCTGCCTTTTGACCCTGCAG TTGGCTCCGATCCAGAATTTGCCCGCTATGTTGCTGGGGTCAACCAGGCTATGcaacaaaaaaggcaagcaCAGCACGTCCGTCGTCCAAGCAACACACGTAGCAACTGGCCTCTTCCTGATGATCCTCATAAAACCTGGCCTTTTCCTGAGTATTTCACAGAAGG TGATGTGACAAATAGCTGGTCTGGTACTCAAGGAGACTCTGCCAGCTCAAGTGATGAGACCTCCTCAGCTAATGGAGACAGTTTGTTCTCCATGTTCTCAGGGCCAGACCTTGTTGCTGCTGTAAAGCAGCGAAG gGCTGGAAGCCGGGTATCTTTGGAACCTCCATGA
- the GARRE1 gene encoding granule associated Rac and RHOG effector protein 1 isoform X1: protein MYCCSAQESKMDYKRRFLLGGSKQKVQQHQQYQMPELGRTLSAPLACTTPASPLVSSAAAGSCNHPVSHTTPIADIQQGISKYLDALNVFCRTSTFLTDLFSSVFRNSHYSKAAMQLKDVQEHVMEAASRLTAAIKPEIAKMLMELSAGAANFKDQKEFSLQDIEVLGRCFLTVMQVHFQFLSQALQKVQPVAHSCFAEAVAQERKNVSGAGASNLSPTNELEDAIRSWRGAAEATSRLRERGCDGCLAGIEVQQLFCSQSVAIPEHQLKELNMKIDSALQAYKVALESLGHCEYAMKAGFHLNPKAIEASLQGCCSEAEAQQTGRRQTPPQPIQCELPTVPVQIGSHFLKGISFNESAAENLKLKTHTMLQLIKEAGCHNGLTPRDDSPVTEVLNQVCPSTWRGACKTAVQLLFGQAGLVVVDTAQIENKEAYAPQISLEGSRIVVQVPSTWCLKEDPATMSLLQRSLDPEKTLGLVDVLYTAVFDVHRWKEGREQALPCIQIQLQREISDFGNPVDVPSGNGSKSSGGLQKTFSKLTSRFTKKTSCTSASNTGSYSIPNTPSKNVFISSNSEEKAKMPANIDARLQSILNIGNFPRTADPLQSMQSTNNQLVNGFLIERRDNFFKPDDGKDDKGMNLPTDQEMQDVIDFLSGFNMGKSQQTSPMVKRRNSVASSAATEQKSGAVQQQPQSVSHTPLHPSQQGLSQQQQSQKQQQQQMQYYQHLLQPIGPQQRVPAKWLTNSSQQPAQAVGAGLSHINQWNNPGFSDLSSDLYSLGLVSSYMDNVVSEMLGQKPQGPRNNTWPNRDQTDGVFGMLGEILPFDPAVGSDPEFARYVAGVNQAMQQKRQAQHVRRPSNTRSNWPLPDDPHKTWPFPEYFTEGDVTNSWSGTQGDSASSSDETSSANGDSLFSMFSGPDLVAAVKQRRKHSSGEQEPSTLPSPPLPPAADDRNQDNKTKTWPPKAPWQHTSSVTNTLPSQSTSLYPMSSPVSQWSDTMQILQSPMWAAASDCAPAAGISSNFAYAQQQQSQQASQHKQMNKGFKSFPVKHERRPSYLHQY, encoded by the exons ATGTATTGCTGTAGTgcacaagaaagcaaaatggaCTATAAGCGGCGCTTTTTGCTTGGCGGGTCCAAGCAGAAAGTGCAGCAACACCAGCAGTATCAAATGCCTGAGCTAGGCAGGACCCTGAGCGCACCGCTGGCATGTACAACCCCAGCATCCCCTTTGGTCTCCTCAGCTGCTGCGGGCAGTTGTAACCACCCTGTGTCCCATACTACTCCGATCGCAGACATCCAGCAGGGAATCTCCAAATACCTGGATGCACTCAATGTGTTTTGCCGTACAAGCACTTTCCTTACAGACCTTTTCAGCAGTGTATTTAGGAACTCACACTATTCTAAGGCAGCTATGCAACTGAAAGACGTGCAGGAACATGTCATGGAAGCAGCGAGTCGACTCACAGcagcaataaaaccagaaatagcAAAAATGCTGATGGAACTGAGTGCAGGAGCTGCAAACTTTAAAGATCAAAAAGAGTTCAGCCTACAAGACATTGAG GTACTTGGGCGATGTTTCTTGACGGTGATGCAGGTCCATTTCCAGTTCCTGTCACAAGCTTTGCAGAAAGTCCAGCCAGTGGCACACTCTTGCTTTGCTGAAGCTGTAGCTCAGGAGAGAAAGAATGTTAGTGGGGCTGGAGCCTCAAATTTAAGCCCCACAAATGAGCTAGAAGATGCAATAAGATcatggagaggagcagcagag GCCACATCTCGACTGCGAGAAAGAGGCTGTGATGGATGTTTGGCAGGAATTGAAGTTCAGCAACTTTTCTGCTCACAGAGTGTGGCAATCCCTGAACATCAGCTCAAAGAGCTAAACATGAAAATTGACAGTGCTTTGCAG GCTTACAAAGTGGCTTTGGAGAGTTTAGGCCACTGTGAATACGCAATGAAAGCTGGCTTCCACTTGAACCCAAAAGCTATTGAAGCAAGTCTTCAG ggCTGTTGCAGTGAAGCTGAAGCCCAGCAAACAGGAAGGAGACAGACTCCACCTCAGCCAATTCAGTGTGAACTGCCCACTGTACCTGTTCAGATAGGAtcacattttctgaaaggaatATCCTTTAATGAGTCTGCAGCAGAAAACCTGAAGCTGAAAACG cacacaATGCTGCAATTGATTAAGGAAGCTGGATGCCATAATGGACTTACACCGCGGGATGACTCTCCTGTTACTGAAGTACTAAATCAGGTTTGCCCTTCCACATGGCGAGGAGCCTGCAAAACTGCTGTACAATTGTTATTTGGCCAAGCTGGACTG GTGGTTGTGGACACAGCACAGATTGAAAATAAAGAAGCCTATGCTCCTCAGATAAGTTTAGAAGGATCCAGAATTGTGGTGCAAGTTCCATCAACTtg GTGTCTGAAAGAAGATCCAGCAACAATGTCTTTGCTACAGAGGAGTCTGGATCCAGAGAAGACTTTGGGACTAGTAGATGTGCTCTACACTGCTGTGTTTGACGTACACaggtggaaggaaggaag GGAGCAAGCTTTGCCTTGTATTCAGATCCAGTTGCAGCGTGAAATCTCAGACTTTGGGAATCCAGTTGACGTGCCATCCGGAAATGGAAGCAAATCTTCAGGTGGTCTGCAAAAGACGTTCTCAAAACTGACTTCACGGTTTACAAAAAAAACTTCCTGCACCAGTGCAAGTAATACTGGAAGTTATTCAATCCCCAACACACCTTCCAAAAATGTCTTCATAAGTTCCAACTCGGAGGAGAAAGCTAAAATGCCCGCTAACATAGATGCACGGTTACAAAGCATTTTGAACATTGGTAATTTTCCTAGGACTGCAGATCCGCTGCAGTCAATGCAGAGCACAAATAATCAGCTAGTGAATGGGTTTCTAATTGAAAGACGGGACAACTTTTTCAAACCGGATGATGGCAAGGATGACAAAGGTATGAATTTACCAACTGACCAAGAAATGCAGGATGTTATAGATTTCTTGTCTGGTTTTAACATGGGCAAATCCCAGCAGACTTCTCCAATGGTGAAAAGAAGGAACTCTGTTGCATCCTCTgcagcaacagaacaaaaatcagGAGCAGTACAACAGCAACCGCAATCTGTCTCTCATACACCACTGCATCCTTCTCAGCAAGGCTTGTCACAGCAACAACAgtcacaaaagcagcagcagcagcagatgcagtaTTACCAACACTTGCTTCAACCTATTGGACCACAGCAACGTGTACCTGCCAAATGGCTGACTAattcttcacagcagccagcccaggctgTTGGAGCTGGATTGTCTCATATAAACCAGTGGAACAATCCTGGTTTTTCAGATTTAAGCTCTGATTTGTACAGCTTGGGTCTTGTGAGCAGCTATATGGACAATGTGGTGTCAGAGATGTTAGGACAGAAACCACAAGGACCTAGAAACAACACATGGCCAAATCGTGACCAAACTGATGGAGTGTTTGGGATGTTGGGAGAAATCCTGCCTTTTGACCCTGCAG TTGGCTCCGATCCAGAATTTGCCCGCTATGTTGCTGGGGTCAACCAGGCTATGcaacaaaaaaggcaagcaCAGCACGTCCGTCGTCCAAGCAACACACGTAGCAACTGGCCTCTTCCTGATGATCCTCATAAAACCTGGCCTTTTCCTGAGTATTTCACAGAAGG TGATGTGACAAATAGCTGGTCTGGTACTCAAGGAGACTCTGCCAGCTCAAGTGATGAGACCTCCTCAGCTAATGGAGACAGTTTGTTCTCCATGTTCTCAGGGCCAGACCTTGTTGCTGCTGTAAAGCAGCGAAG aaaaCACAGTAGTGGTGAACAGGAACCTAGTACGCTGCCATCaccacctcttcctcctgcagcagatgACCGTAATCAG gataataaaaccaaaacctggCCTCCGAAGGCACCCTGGCAGCACACGTCCTCTGTCACAAACACGCTACCCAGTCAGAGTACGTCTCTGTATCCGATGAGCAGCCCGGTCAGCCAGTGGAGCGACACGATGCAGATCCTCCAGTCACCCATGTGGGCAGCAGCCAGCGactgtgctccagcagcaggaatCTCCTCGAACTTTGCCTACgcgcagcagcagcaatcacaACAGGCTTCCCAGCACAAACAGATGAATAAGGGCTTTAAATCTTTTCCAGTAAAGCACGAACGCAGACCATCTTACCTGCATCAGTACTAA
- the SS18L2 gene encoding SS18-like protein 2, protein MSVAFVPERLRGKAEVNQETLQRLLEENDQLIRCIVEYQSKGRATDCVQYQHILHRNLIYLATIADATPPGTQNTVD, encoded by the exons atgTCGGTGGCGTTCGTGCCGGAGCGGCTGCGCGGGAAGGCGGAGGTGAACCAGGAGACGCTGCAGCGG ctgctggaggagaacGACCAGCTGATCCGGTGCATCGTGGAGTACCAGAGCAAGGGCCGGGCCACCGACTGCGTGCA gTACCAGCACATCCTGCACAGAAACCTCATTTATTTAGCCACAATTGCCGATGCGACGCCCCCCGGCACGCAGAATACCGTAGACTGA